Proteins encoded by one window of Azospirillum brasilense:
- a CDS encoding MFS transporter, with protein sequence MPHTAEAPSRRAIASWCLYDWANSSYNTIITTFIFSVYFARGVVGDEVAGASRWSAALTVAGLLIALLSPVLGAVADRTGRRKPWMALFTGLTVVFCAALWWVKPDPSHALFALVCVVIGTVAFELANVFYNASLTALAPPRMLGRISGWGWGIGYFGGLACLVVALFVFVKSPTPLFGLLDTAEQAPVRATALLAAAWYGLFALPFFLFVPDVPATGLGIRQAAREGMATLRRTLAETRKYRNTLRFLIASAIYRDGINTITAFGGIFAAQAFGMTFEEILLFAIALNVVAGVGAIGFAWVDDRMGAKPTILVSLIGLTAFGVPLLLATEKAWFWVLALGLGAFFGPAQAAGRSMMARLAPPGMVGEMFGLYSLTGRMAGFVGPLAFGLATTLFESQRAGMASVVAFFVIGFGLMLAVREPAPGDANGVRQSAAA encoded by the coding sequence ATGCCCCACACCGCCGAGGCGCCGAGCCGCCGTGCCATCGCGTCCTGGTGCCTCTACGACTGGGCGAACTCGTCGTACAACACCATCATCACGACCTTCATCTTCTCGGTCTATTTCGCCCGCGGCGTGGTCGGGGACGAGGTCGCCGGGGCCTCGCGCTGGAGCGCCGCGCTGACCGTCGCCGGTCTGCTGATCGCCTTGCTCAGCCCCGTTCTGGGCGCGGTGGCCGACCGGACGGGGCGGCGCAAGCCGTGGATGGCGCTGTTCACCGGCCTGACCGTGGTCTTCTGCGCCGCCCTGTGGTGGGTGAAGCCCGACCCGTCCCACGCGCTGTTCGCCCTGGTCTGCGTGGTCATCGGCACCGTCGCCTTCGAGCTGGCGAACGTCTTCTACAACGCCAGCCTGACCGCTCTGGCCCCGCCGCGGATGCTCGGGCGGATCTCCGGCTGGGGCTGGGGCATCGGCTATTTCGGCGGGCTGGCCTGTCTGGTGGTCGCCCTGTTCGTCTTCGTGAAGTCCCCCACCCCGCTGTTCGGCCTGCTCGACACCGCGGAGCAGGCGCCGGTGCGCGCCACCGCCCTGCTGGCCGCCGCCTGGTACGGGTTGTTCGCCCTGCCCTTCTTCCTGTTCGTTCCGGACGTGCCGGCGACCGGCCTCGGCATCCGTCAGGCAGCGCGGGAGGGTATGGCGACGCTGCGCCGGACGCTGGCGGAAACGCGCAAATACCGCAACACGCTGCGTTTCCTGATCGCCAGCGCGATCTACCGCGACGGCATCAACACCATCACCGCCTTTGGCGGCATCTTCGCCGCCCAGGCCTTCGGCATGACTTTCGAGGAGATCCTGCTCTTCGCCATCGCGCTGAACGTGGTGGCCGGCGTCGGGGCCATCGGCTTCGCCTGGGTGGACGACCGCATGGGGGCCAAGCCGACGATCCTGGTCAGCCTGATCGGCCTGACCGCCTTCGGCGTGCCGCTGCTGCTGGCGACGGAGAAGGCGTGGTTCTGGGTGCTGGCCCTGGGGCTGGGCGCCTTCTTCGGGCCGGCGCAGGCAGCCGGCCGGTCGATGATGGCGCGGCTGGCCCCGCCGGGCATGGTGGGCGAGATGTTCGGGCTCTACAGCCTGACCGGCCGCATGGCCGGCTTCGTCGGGCCGCTGGCCTTCGGGCTGGCCACCACGCTGTTCGAGAGCCAGAGGGCCGGCATGGCGAGCGTTGTGGCTTTCTTCGTCATCGGTTTTGGGCTTATGCTGGCGGTTCGGGAGCCGGCACCGGGCGATGCGAACGGGGTGCGACAGTCCGCCGCGGCATGA